One genomic region from Euzebya tangerina encodes:
- a CDS encoding MFS transporter produces the protein MTTASDPTQTGLAGDGDGHPSETSGITGMWPLFVGLGLLMIGNGLNGAVIGVRSASEGFGLTITGVIMAGFFAGFLLAPTVVFRLLRTVGHVRVFAGLASTASSAVLVHAIAVFPASWTAMRFIFGFCVAGLYIVIESWLAEMTTAANRGRVMAIYMIVWLAGLGAGQYLIALGDPTTFRLFIVSSVLVSMSLVPITLKSSTAPPSESAEKVSVLELIRIVPTGVIGSFMGGATAGILLGLGAVYATAVGLSLDRTGTFLVAPMIGAMILQWPIGRLSDRVSRRLVIFFVALIGLATSGSLALIPSQSVLVLVLMAALGGTLFPLYSLIVSYTIDWVPPGKVSGAAAKLIGINGSGAFLGPLAAAPLMSVYGPSWFFWCMAVAFGVVVAYLAWRLVVKEAMPRELQKQFVPFPARAGALAMSMTVESVRQATKIAAGRGIRIRRHMAKDTSPASDGGDIGSEVRPPRR, from the coding sequence ATGACGACCGCCTCGGACCCGACGCAAACGGGCCTGGCTGGTGACGGTGACGGGCACCCCTCGGAGACCTCCGGGATAACGGGGATGTGGCCGCTGTTCGTCGGCCTCGGGCTCCTGATGATCGGCAACGGTCTGAACGGCGCGGTCATCGGGGTCCGATCTGCCAGTGAGGGATTTGGCCTCACCATCACCGGTGTGATCATGGCCGGCTTCTTCGCAGGGTTCCTCCTGGCGCCCACGGTCGTATTCAGACTGCTCAGGACGGTGGGCCACGTCCGCGTGTTTGCCGGGCTGGCGTCCACTGCATCCAGCGCGGTCCTGGTGCACGCCATCGCTGTGTTCCCGGCGTCGTGGACGGCGATGCGCTTCATCTTCGGCTTCTGCGTCGCTGGGCTGTACATCGTGATCGAGTCGTGGTTGGCGGAGATGACGACAGCCGCCAATCGCGGCCGGGTCATGGCCATCTACATGATCGTGTGGTTGGCCGGGCTCGGCGCCGGCCAGTACCTCATCGCACTCGGTGACCCGACCACCTTCCGCCTCTTCATCGTCTCCTCGGTCCTCGTCTCGATGTCGCTGGTGCCGATCACCCTCAAGTCGAGCACGGCGCCACCATCCGAGTCGGCTGAGAAGGTGTCCGTTCTCGAGCTCATCCGCATCGTCCCGACAGGTGTGATCGGCTCGTTCATGGGAGGCGCAACGGCTGGCATCCTGCTCGGGTTGGGAGCGGTGTACGCCACGGCGGTCGGTCTGTCGCTCGACCGAACCGGGACGTTCCTCGTGGCTCCGATGATCGGAGCGATGATCTTGCAGTGGCCGATAGGGCGGCTGTCGGACAGGGTCTCGCGCCGCCTCGTCATCTTCTTCGTGGCGCTGATCGGCCTGGCCACCTCGGGCAGCCTTGCCCTGATCCCTTCTCAAAGCGTCCTGGTGCTCGTGCTGATGGCGGCGCTCGGGGGGACGCTGTTCCCGCTGTACTCGCTGATCGTGTCGTACACCATCGACTGGGTGCCGCCCGGTAAGGTGAGCGGAGCTGCGGCGAAGCTGATCGGGATCAACGGATCGGGAGCGTTCCTGGGCCCGCTGGCCGCCGCACCGCTCATGTCGGTCTACGGTCCGAGTTGGTTCTTCTGGTGCATGGCCGTGGCCTTCGGCGTCGTCGTCGCCTACCTGGCGTGGCGTCTGGTGGTCAAAGAGGCGATGCCTCGCGAACTGCAGAAGCAGTTCGTGCCCTTCCCTGCCAGGGCCGGGGCTCTCGCGATGTCGATGACGGTCGAGAGCGTCCGTCAGGCGACCAAGATCGCCGCCGGGAGGGGTATCAGGATCCGTCGACACATGGCCAAGGACACGTCCCCAGCGTCGGACGGCGGCGACATCGGATCCGAGGTGCGGCCGCCACGTCGTTAG
- a CDS encoding alpha/beta hydrolase family protein produces the protein MTTSAVAPYGTWPSPLSAADLAGASASFADVRVDGDRVLWLQSDPDNHGRYAVRSRGGDGVIEVHTPPEFNARTRVQEYGGGALGAGHGVIVASNFTDQRVYRLDGGSALPVTPEPAEPAGIRWAGMQVLPGGDAFLAVRETHGADRPRANINIHGAEEAVNEIVRVDLDSGETTVLVTGPDFVGGPWVNPSGTAIAWVQWNHPDMPWDTAQLWTAPLTSAGVGEPVHIAGGAGSGSDGADSAVCDAIWTDDERLVFSDDPDGWWNVYAWTATDGVTRLQEEPLDSGIVRWAVPAVLVALDDGQLLATTFEGGFRHLRRIPAASAEPVTRGEPVDTGPYASIGNAVGQGDQVIAIAGGPSVTTNVVRIDPTSGTTEILSQIPTSPATRVGAVPEPITFPTEDGTAEAHVLYYPPTSASHRGPDDQAPPLIVLTHGGPTGMASTSLQPTAQYWASRGFAVVDVNYRGSVGYGRAYRDSLRGNWGLHDLTDCVAAARHLADQGLADPDRFIIEGGSAGGYTTLLALCTTDVFAAGGCLFGVSDLRALATDTHKFESRYLDSMVGSWPQEEQVYIDRSPITHVDTLRTPMIVLQGDEDRVVPPSQSEVMVDAMAERGIAHAYLLFEGEQHGFRQPQNVARSLEARLAFYGRILGFDPADEIDLPEFVPGT, from the coding sequence ATGACCACCTCAGCCGTTGCGCCCTACGGGACCTGGCCCTCACCTCTCTCGGCCGCGGATCTGGCGGGGGCCTCTGCCTCGTTCGCCGACGTGCGCGTGGACGGGGACCGGGTCCTGTGGTTGCAGAGCGACCCGGACAACCACGGCCGCTACGCCGTCCGGTCGCGCGGCGGGGACGGCGTGATCGAAGTGCACACCCCGCCGGAGTTCAACGCCCGCACGCGGGTGCAGGAGTACGGCGGCGGAGCACTCGGCGCCGGCCACGGTGTGATCGTGGCCAGCAACTTCACCGATCAGCGCGTGTACCGGTTGGACGGCGGGTCCGCCCTCCCCGTGACGCCCGAGCCAGCCGAGCCGGCCGGCATCCGCTGGGCGGGGATGCAGGTGCTGCCCGGCGGCGACGCCTTCCTGGCCGTGCGGGAGACCCACGGTGCCGATCGACCCCGGGCCAACATCAACATCCACGGGGCGGAGGAGGCCGTCAACGAGATCGTCCGCGTCGACCTCGACTCGGGCGAGACGACGGTGCTCGTCACCGGCCCTGATTTCGTCGGCGGACCGTGGGTCAACCCGTCCGGCACGGCGATCGCCTGGGTGCAGTGGAACCACCCGGACATGCCGTGGGACACCGCGCAGCTGTGGACGGCGCCACTGACGTCGGCGGGGGTGGGCGAGCCGGTCCACATCGCCGGCGGGGCGGGCTCGGGCAGCGATGGCGCGGACAGCGCCGTGTGCGATGCCATCTGGACCGACGACGAGCGTCTGGTGTTCTCCGACGATCCCGACGGCTGGTGGAACGTCTACGCCTGGACGGCCACCGACGGCGTCACCCGGCTGCAGGAGGAGCCGCTCGACAGCGGGATCGTCCGCTGGGCGGTTCCTGCCGTGCTGGTGGCCCTCGACGACGGTCAACTGCTGGCGACGACGTTCGAGGGCGGCTTTCGGCATCTTCGGCGCATCCCTGCGGCGTCGGCGGAACCGGTCACCCGAGGAGAGCCGGTCGACACCGGTCCCTATGCCAGCATCGGCAACGCCGTCGGGCAGGGCGACCAGGTCATCGCGATCGCCGGCGGACCGAGCGTCACGACGAACGTGGTGCGCATCGATCCCACCTCTGGCACGACGGAGATCCTCAGCCAGATCCCGACATCGCCGGCCACCCGGGTCGGGGCGGTCCCTGAGCCGATCACGTTCCCGACCGAGGATGGCACCGCCGAGGCGCACGTCCTGTACTACCCGCCGACGTCGGCCTCCCACCGTGGCCCGGACGATCAGGCGCCTCCGCTGATCGTGCTCACGCATGGCGGGCCGACAGGTATGGCCAGCACCTCCCTGCAGCCCACGGCGCAGTACTGGGCATCACGGGGGTTCGCCGTCGTCGACGTCAACTATCGCGGGTCGGTCGGGTACGGCCGGGCCTACCGAGACTCGCTCCGCGGCAACTGGGGGCTGCACGACCTGACCGACTGCGTCGCCGCCGCCCGCCACCTGGCCGACCAGGGCCTGGCCGACCCCGACCGGTTCATCATCGAGGGCGGGAGTGCCGGTGGGTACACGACCCTGCTGGCGCTCTGCACCACCGATGTCTTCGCGGCGGGCGGCTGCCTGTTCGGCGTCTCCGACCTCCGCGCCCTGGCAACCGACACCCACAAGTTCGAGAGCCGCTACCTCGACTCCATGGTCGGCAGCTGGCCGCAGGAGGAGCAGGTCTACATCGACCGCTCCCCCATCACCCACGTCGACACCCTGCGGACGCCGATGATCGTCCTGCAGGGCGATGAGGACAGGGTGGTCCCGCCGTCGCAGTCGGAGGTGATGGTCGACGCGATGGCGGAGCGCGGCATCGCGCACGCCTACCTGCTGTTCGAGGGTGAGCAGCACGGCTTCCGCCAGCCCCAGAACGTGGCCCGCTCGTTGGAGGCGCGGCTGGCCTTCTACGGGCGCATCTTGGGCTTCGATCCAGCGGATGAGATCGACTTGCCGGAGTTCGTCCCGGGAACCTAA
- a CDS encoding DUF6882 domain-containing protein, with the protein MLILDLAAEHVPATLLRQQRLAALVGDRVLDVDLDSGVARFEAEGDDADPLTFDLQVIGSVNEAEQSFTWGWATGGDPRLVTGVAALRDYGVEHNVAELTEAIWHTDDVDPFLLAAIARGWCQADAMYRAPAPGGAVYLLLGDVDLPPATAPQVVQALTTGIALTPMDHRAAALSLFGDNGFSVTGMDDLVVASVDGQLVNVVYTEDGTIADVTVSRL; encoded by the coding sequence ATGCTCATCCTGGACCTGGCCGCCGAGCACGTCCCCGCCACCTTGCTGCGACAGCAACGACTCGCGGCCCTGGTCGGGGACCGGGTCCTGGACGTCGACCTCGACTCCGGTGTCGCCCGCTTCGAGGCCGAGGGAGACGATGCCGATCCGCTCACCTTCGATTTGCAGGTCATCGGCAGCGTCAACGAGGCCGAGCAGTCCTTCACCTGGGGCTGGGCCACCGGCGGCGATCCTCGCCTGGTCACCGGCGTGGCCGCTCTGCGGGACTACGGCGTGGAGCATAACGTGGCCGAGCTCACCGAGGCCATCTGGCACACCGACGACGTCGACCCCTTCCTGCTGGCCGCCATCGCCCGCGGCTGGTGCCAGGCCGACGCGATGTACCGGGCCCCCGCGCCGGGTGGCGCCGTGTACCTGCTCCTCGGCGACGTCGACCTGCCCCCGGCGACCGCGCCCCAGGTGGTCCAGGCACTGACCACGGGGATCGCGCTGACCCCCATGGACCATCGGGCCGCCGCTCTCTCGCTCTTCGGCGACAACGGCTTCTCCGTCACCGGCATGGATGACCTCGTCGTGGCGAGCGTCGACGGTCAACTGGTCAACGTCGTCTACACCGAGGACGGCACGATCGCCGACGTGACGGTCAGCCGCCTCTAG
- the leuS gene encoding leucine--tRNA ligase translates to MSETTHLYNPSDIEPKWQRYWEEGQTFRATEDPDRPKYYAMPMFPYPSGSGLHVGHPESYTAVDLVARYKRMRGFSVLHPMGFDAFGLPAERAAQRDGIHPGVITDQRIEYFTTQMKAIGFSYDWSREVVSSHADYYRWTQWIFLKLYEKGLAYLEDVPVWWCAAQGTVLANEEVVDNRYVETGDPVERRNMRQWMLRITDYAQELLDDLDSEGLQWPEGVLEMQRQWIGRSEGAEVTFRVAGQDDDEDDRSFLVYTTRPDTLFGATYCVLAPEHELVAEITTQAQRETVEAYVAQATSKSELDRQMGGERNKTGVFTGAYAINPVNDERVPIWVADYVLATYGTGAIMAVPAHDERDHAFARTFGLPIVPTYTVPDGHDIQAEVYVSTSETVVNSGQFDGMTTAEMMPAIIDWLEEHGHGERRVNFKLRDWLFSRQRYWGEPFPILHITDEDGTPTGEIVPVPYEDLPVELPHVDEYKPTTTGEPPLARATEWLHTTAPDGRPALRETNTMPQWAGSCWYYLRYTDPDNTTAPWSQDRVNYWGAVDLYIGGVEHAVLHLLYARFWHKVLHDLDLVPTREPFMRLANQGDILANSYRESGGKYHHPDDVEERPGSPVTMTSAHDQSEVTTTFYVRGTDTPVEQKAGRMGKSLNNGVDPMDVIARYGADSLRLYEMFMGPLEQTKVWNTSGVEGVHRFLSRVWRLFIDTDTGALREMAAETSREQLRALHTAIRETTTGIEDLKVNTPIAKMMELVNTCSGETMARPEMEQFLLILSPYAPHLAEELWSRMGHDTTLAYEAWPEWDEAALAVDSITIAIQVQGKLRGTVEVPSEASKDDILAAAKDEVADHLDGKEIRKEIVVPGRLVNFVVG, encoded by the coding sequence ATGTCGGAGACCACCCACCTGTACAACCCGAGCGACATCGAGCCCAAGTGGCAGCGGTACTGGGAGGAGGGGCAGACCTTCCGGGCCACCGAGGACCCCGACCGGCCCAAGTACTACGCGATGCCGATGTTCCCCTACCCCTCGGGTAGCGGCCTCCACGTCGGCCACCCGGAGAGCTACACGGCCGTCGACCTCGTCGCCCGGTACAAGCGGATGAGGGGGTTCAGCGTCCTCCACCCGATGGGCTTCGACGCCTTCGGCCTTCCCGCCGAACGCGCCGCCCAGCGGGACGGGATCCACCCGGGGGTCATCACCGACCAGCGGATCGAGTACTTCACCACCCAGATGAAGGCCATCGGGTTCTCCTACGACTGGTCCCGGGAGGTCGTCAGCTCGCACGCCGACTACTACCGCTGGACCCAGTGGATCTTCCTCAAGCTGTACGAGAAGGGCCTGGCCTACCTGGAGGACGTCCCCGTCTGGTGGTGTGCGGCGCAGGGAACCGTGCTCGCCAACGAAGAGGTGGTCGACAACCGCTACGTCGAGACCGGCGATCCGGTCGAGCGGCGCAACATGCGGCAGTGGATGCTGCGCATCACCGACTACGCCCAGGAGCTGCTGGACGATCTGGACAGCGAGGGCTTGCAGTGGCCCGAGGGGGTCCTCGAGATGCAGCGCCAGTGGATCGGTCGGTCCGAGGGGGCGGAGGTGACGTTCCGGGTCGCCGGTCAGGACGATGACGAGGACGATCGGAGCTTCCTGGTCTACACCACGCGGCCGGACACGCTGTTCGGTGCCACGTACTGCGTGCTGGCGCCCGAGCACGAGCTGGTCGCCGAGATCACCACCCAGGCGCAGCGCGAGACCGTTGAGGCCTACGTCGCGCAGGCCACCAGCAAGTCCGAGCTGGACCGGCAGATGGGTGGCGAGCGCAACAAGACCGGTGTCTTCACCGGCGCCTACGCCATCAATCCGGTGAACGACGAGCGGGTGCCGATCTGGGTCGCTGACTACGTCCTGGCCACGTACGGCACCGGCGCGATCATGGCCGTCCCGGCCCACGACGAGCGGGACCACGCCTTCGCCCGCACCTTCGGCCTGCCGATCGTCCCCACCTACACGGTGCCGGACGGCCATGACATCCAGGCCGAGGTGTACGTCTCCACGAGCGAGACGGTGGTCAACTCCGGGCAGTTCGACGGCATGACGACGGCTGAGATGATGCCGGCCATCATCGATTGGCTCGAGGAGCACGGTCACGGCGAGCGGCGGGTCAACTTCAAGCTGCGGGACTGGCTGTTCTCGCGGCAGCGCTACTGGGGTGAGCCCTTTCCGATCCTGCACATCACCGACGAGGACGGGACGCCCACTGGTGAGATCGTGCCAGTCCCGTACGAGGATCTGCCGGTCGAGCTGCCACACGTGGACGAGTACAAGCCCACGACCACGGGCGAGCCACCGCTGGCCCGCGCCACCGAGTGGCTGCACACCACCGCGCCTGATGGTCGCCCGGCGTTGCGGGAGACCAACACGATGCCCCAGTGGGCCGGCTCCTGCTGGTACTACCTGCGCTACACCGACCCTGACAACACCACGGCGCCGTGGAGCCAGGACCGCGTCAACTACTGGGGTGCCGTCGACCTGTACATCGGTGGGGTCGAGCACGCCGTGCTGCACCTGCTGTACGCCCGCTTCTGGCACAAGGTCCTGCACGACCTGGACCTGGTCCCCACGCGCGAGCCGTTCATGCGCCTGGCCAACCAGGGGGACATCCTGGCCAACAGCTACCGCGAGAGCGGCGGCAAATATCACCACCCCGACGACGTCGAGGAGCGCCCCGGCTCGCCGGTCACCATGACGAGCGCCCACGACCAGTCCGAGGTGACGACCACCTTCTACGTCCGAGGAACCGACACGCCGGTCGAGCAGAAGGCCGGGAGGATGGGCAAGAGCCTCAACAACGGCGTGGACCCGATGGATGTCATCGCCCGGTACGGCGCCGACAGCCTGCGCCTGTACGAGATGTTCATGGGCCCGCTGGAGCAGACCAAGGTGTGGAACACCAGCGGGGTCGAGGGTGTCCACCGGTTCCTGTCGCGTGTCTGGCGCCTGTTCATCGACACCGACACCGGGGCGCTGCGGGAGATGGCCGCCGAGACCTCTCGTGAGCAGCTCCGCGCGCTGCACACCGCCATCCGCGAGACCACGACCGGGATCGAGGACCTGAAGGTCAACACGCCGATCGCCAAGATGATGGAGCTGGTGAACACCTGCTCGGGCGAGACCATGGCCAGGCCGGAGATGGAGCAGTTCCTGCTCATCCTCTCGCCCTACGCGCCGCACCTGGCGGAGGAGCTGTGGTCCCGGATGGGCCACGACACCACGCTCGCCTACGAGGCCTGGCCGGAGTGGGACGAGGCGGCCTTGGCCGTGGACTCGATCACCATCGCGATCCAGGTGCAGGGCAAGCTGCGCGGCACCGTCGAGGTACCGAGTGAGGCGTCGAAGGATGACATCCTGGCGGCGGCGAAGGACGAGGTCGCAGACCACCTGGACGGCAAGGAGATCCGCAAGGAGATCGTGGTCCCCGGCCGTCTGGTCAACTTCGTCGTCGGGTAG
- the glpK gene encoding glycerol kinase GlpK, which yields MSEFVAAIDQGTTSSRMMIFDHGGAAVARGQLEFEQILPQAGWVEHDPVAIWDSVRDAIGACLSGDISAEQLAAVGVTNQRETTVVWNPTTGEPYHNAIVWQDTRNDRLVSRHKNEGHEEIVKAKAGLPVATYFAGGKIEWLFEHVDGLREAAHNGEAVFGTTDTWVLWNLTGGTDGGIHVTDVTNASRSMLMDLTTLDWDDELLELFGIPREMLPEIKASSEPDFYGVTRADGPFGRELPLCGILGDQQAATVGQVCYDKGEGKNTYGTGNFMLLNTGTTPVPSENGLLTTLGYKFGDDDPVYCLEGSIAVTGSSIQWLRDQLGIIDDAAESEALANEVDDTGGMVFVPAFSGLFAPYWDSAARGVMVGMSRFNTKAHVARAALEAVCYQSKDVAIAMQQDSGVELDVMKVDGGMTSNDTLMQMQADIAGVPVSKPVVAETTALGAAYAAGLATGFWSGTDELRDNWLEDKRWEPQWSDDQREAGYDRWKRAIERTRDWVDVEDA from the coding sequence ATGAGTGAGTTCGTAGCCGCCATCGACCAGGGAACCACCAGCAGCCGGATGATGATCTTCGATCACGGCGGCGCCGCCGTCGCACGTGGTCAACTCGAGTTCGAGCAGATCCTGCCCCAGGCCGGGTGGGTGGAGCACGACCCGGTGGCGATCTGGGACTCGGTGCGGGACGCCATCGGCGCCTGCCTGTCCGGCGACATCTCCGCTGAGCAGTTGGCCGCCGTCGGCGTCACGAACCAGCGCGAGACCACCGTCGTGTGGAACCCCACGACCGGCGAGCCGTACCACAACGCCATCGTGTGGCAGGACACCCGCAACGACCGGCTCGTGAGCCGCCACAAGAACGAGGGGCACGAGGAGATCGTGAAGGCCAAGGCCGGGCTGCCGGTCGCCACCTACTTCGCAGGAGGCAAGATCGAGTGGCTGTTCGAGCACGTCGACGGCCTGCGGGAGGCGGCGCACAACGGCGAGGCGGTCTTCGGGACCACCGACACGTGGGTGCTGTGGAACCTGACCGGCGGGACGGACGGCGGTATCCACGTCACCGACGTCACCAACGCCTCCCGGTCGATGCTGATGGATCTGACGACGCTCGACTGGGACGACGAGCTGTTGGAGCTCTTCGGCATCCCGCGCGAGATGCTGCCGGAGATCAAGGCATCCTCCGAGCCTGACTTCTACGGCGTCACCCGAGCTGACGGACCGTTCGGCCGGGAGCTGCCGCTCTGCGGGATCCTCGGGGACCAGCAGGCCGCCACCGTCGGCCAGGTCTGCTACGACAAGGGTGAGGGGAAGAACACCTACGGCACCGGCAACTTCATGCTGCTCAACACCGGTACCACGCCGGTGCCGAGCGAGAACGGTCTGCTGACGACGCTCGGGTACAAGTTCGGCGACGACGACCCCGTCTACTGCCTCGAGGGGTCAATCGCCGTCACCGGCAGCTCGATCCAGTGGCTCCGTGACCAGCTGGGCATCATCGACGACGCAGCGGAGTCCGAGGCTCTGGCGAACGAGGTCGACGACACCGGCGGCATGGTCTTCGTCCCCGCGTTCAGCGGCCTGTTCGCGCCCTACTGGGACTCGGCGGCTCGTGGCGTGATGGTCGGGATGTCACGCTTCAACACCAAGGCCCACGTGGCCCGCGCGGCGCTCGAGGCGGTCTGCTACCAGTCGAAGGACGTCGCAATCGCCATGCAGCAGGACTCCGGTGTGGAACTCGACGTCATGAAGGTCGACGGCGGCATGACGTCCAATGACACCCTCATGCAGATGCAGGCCGACATCGCCGGCGTCCCGGTCTCCAAGCCCGTCGTGGCCGAGACGACCGCACTGGGCGCCGCCTACGCCGCCGGACTGGCGACCGGCTTCTGGTCGGGGACCGACGAGCTGCGGGACAACTGGCTGGAGGACAAGCGCTGGGAGCCGCAGTGGAGCGACGACCAGCGCGAGGCCGGCTACGACCGCTGGAAGCGAGCCATCGAGCGCACCCGCGACTGGGTGGACGTCGAGGACGCGTAG
- the pfkA gene encoding 6-phosphofructokinase, translating to MRRIAVLTSGGDSPGMNAAVRAVARAADAAGVGCVGVSDGYRGMIQGQIRPLDARDVSGIIQLGGTVLGTARSKKFYTEEGRAKAATNLRNAGVDSVVVIGGDGSMHGAELLSQEHGFNVVGVPGTIDNDLSGTDFTLGFDTAVNTALEAIDKIRDTAASHNRLFFIEVMGRNAGWIALYSGLSGGATAVLVPESDWDEDNIRRKVVESFALGKRFCIVVVAEGEREGGAFGVAQRICEATELDYRVSTLGHMQRGGAPTMRDRILGARLGDGAVTALLDGDNEVMIGERKLEIIRTPFQETWTTDDRDFGGLLALMDRLAR from the coding sequence ATTCGCCGCATCGCCGTCCTGACCAGCGGAGGGGACTCTCCCGGCATGAACGCGGCCGTCCGTGCCGTCGCCAGGGCCGCGGACGCCGCGGGTGTCGGCTGTGTCGGGGTCAGCGACGGCTACCGGGGCATGATCCAGGGTCAGATCCGACCACTGGACGCCCGAGACGTCAGCGGAATCATCCAACTGGGCGGCACCGTCCTCGGGACGGCCCGCTCCAAGAAGTTCTACACCGAGGAGGGACGGGCGAAGGCCGCGACCAACCTGCGCAACGCCGGTGTTGACTCGGTGGTCGTGATCGGTGGGGACGGATCGATGCACGGGGCGGAGTTGCTCAGCCAGGAACACGGCTTCAACGTCGTCGGCGTGCCGGGAACGATCGACAACGATCTCTCCGGCACGGACTTCACCCTCGGGTTCGACACTGCCGTGAACACGGCCCTCGAGGCGATCGACAAGATCCGTGACACAGCCGCCAGCCACAACCGACTCTTCTTCATCGAGGTGATGGGCCGCAATGCCGGCTGGATCGCGCTGTACTCGGGCCTGTCCGGCGGCGCCACGGCCGTGTTGGTGCCCGAGAGCGACTGGGACGAGGACAACATCCGCCGCAAGGTGGTCGAGTCGTTCGCCTTGGGCAAGCGGTTCTGCATCGTGGTCGTCGCCGAGGGCGAGCGGGAGGGTGGAGCCTTCGGGGTGGCCCAGCGGATCTGCGAGGCCACTGAGCTGGACTACCGGGTCTCGACCCTCGGACACATGCAGCGTGGCGGCGCGCCGACGATGCGGGACCGGATCCTCGGTGCGCGGCTGGGTGACGGCGCCGTCACGGCGCTGTTGGACGGCGACAACGAGGTGATGATCGGCGAGCGGAAGCTGGAGATCATCCGGACACCGTTCCAGGAGACGTGGACGACCGACGACCGTGACTTCGGCGGCCTGCTCGCGCTGATGGACCGCCTGGCCCGCTAG